One Bos indicus isolate NIAB-ARS_2022 breed Sahiwal x Tharparkar chromosome 10, NIAB-ARS_B.indTharparkar_mat_pri_1.0, whole genome shotgun sequence DNA window includes the following coding sequences:
- the PATL2 gene encoding protein PAT1 homolog 2 codes for MQQSETLDHVAPLPFRPSLPSAGSAARHFGPQLPAPDPSLLCSPPTSWPLRLSLPSHLTQLHPQHQQILKQQQQQGRPRSPPAKKWPQQPDSYANLMTQKEKDWVVRVQMVQLQSENPRLDDYYYQEYYQKLEKKQADEELLGQRSRFESLKLVTPYIQKAEAYESVVRIEGSLGQVAVSTCFTPRRAINAVPHGTQEQETAAASSQRLWVLYRIEKMFLQLLEIEDGQQDAPAQPRDSEQRSSRVEKLFQALKAQGQNNLEAADDGFLQALSVGKGKALVARLLPILPRDRAVSLLLAITRHLPFLVKRDVADQALQMLFQPLSKCIRHLTFRELLQGLQGLMRLPPGSSERPITMVLQNQFGISLLYALLSHGEQLVSLNSSLKEPSSDHSAWTDMVVLTAWEIAQMPTASLAEPLAFPSNLLPLFCHHVDKQLVQKLEARMEYVTVEIRS; via the exons ATGCAGCAAAGTGAG ACCCTGGACCACGTGGCTCCCCTTCCGTTCCGACCCTCCCTCCCCAGCGCCGGCTCTGCAGCCCGCCACTTTGGACCTCAACTGCCTGCGCCAGACCCATCGCTCCTCTGCAGCCCGCCCACCTCGTGGCCCCTGAGGCTCAG TCTCCCCAGTCATCTGACCCAGCTCCACCCTCAGCACCAGCAGATCttgaagcagcagcaacagcagggtcGACCACGAAG TCCCCCAGCCAAGAAGTGGCCCCAGCAGCCAGACTCCTATGCTAACCTCATGACACAGAAGGAGAAGGACTGGGTGGTAAGAGTGCAGATGGTTCAGCTGCAGAGTGAGAACCCCCGCCTCGATGACTATTACTACCAG GAATATTATCAGAAACTAGAGAAGAAGCAGGCAGATGAAGAGCTGCTTGGGCAAAGAAGCAGATTTGAGTCTCTCAAGCTGGTCACACCTTACATTCAGAAGGCAGAGGCTTATGAATCAG TGGTTCGAATCGAGGGTTCCCTGGGCCAGGTAGCTGTATCAACGTGTTTTACCCCTCGCCGAGCTATCAATGCTGTGCCCCACGGAACTCAAGAGCAG GAGACAGCAGCTGCAAGCAGTCAGAGGCTGTGGGTGCTGTACCGGATTGAGAAG ATGTTCCTTCAGTTGCTGGAGATAGAGGATGGCCAGCAGGATGCACCTGCGCAGCCCCGTGACTCTGAGCAGCGGAGCAGCCGGGTTGAGAAGCTCTTCCAGGCCTTAAAGGCCCAGGGGCAGAATAATCTGGA GGCGGCGGATGACGGCTTCCTTCAGGCGCTGTCCGTGGGGAAGGGGAAAGCCCTGGTGGCCCGGCTCCTCCCCATCCTGCCCCGGGATCGAGCTGTCAGCTTGCTGCTGGCCATCACCCGCCACCTGCCCTTCCTGGTCAAGAGGGACGTGGCCGATCAG GCCCTGCAAATGTTATTTCAACCTCTGAGCAAATGTATCAGGCACTTGACGTTCCGTGAACTCCTCCAAGGACTTCAGGGACTCATGCGGCTaccacctggctcctctgagcGGCCAATCACCATGGTGCTTCAGAATCAG TTTGGCATATCTTTGCTCTATGCACTGCTAAGTCATGGGGAGCAGCTGGTATCACTGAATTCTTCCCTCAAGGAGCCCAGCAGTGACCATTCAGCTTG GACAGACATGGTGGTTCTCACTGCCTGGGAGATTGCTCAGATGCCCACAGCCTCACTGGCAGAACCCCTGGCCTTCCCCAGCAACCTTCTTCCCCTGTTCTGCCACCACGTGGACAAACAATTGGTACAGAAGCTGGAGGCTAGGATGGAGTATGTGACCGTGGAAATAAGATCATAG